A genomic region of Mugil cephalus isolate CIBA_MC_2020 chromosome 5, CIBA_Mcephalus_1.1, whole genome shotgun sequence contains the following coding sequences:
- the n4bp3 gene encoding NEDD4-binding protein 3-A — protein sequence MATSVQTLPLTRGPNKDFRNHFPAPPLSPRCGMGSVGSLVERPDVSPTKGGHAAPQVRPKQTNGLLKKGFTQRELLNYLNITRKEPKANPCSDGKKDVIGGREEDKIYPKVYNKDGTEVDLTKNSLPSGGKYEKARFRSSAFKPVTPKNFSSMQNLYPSSKSDDVDHGLSNGLHRAYAHVPKAVSTSSSSSSPSRHGAPTSSGNKALSSVRGMSQEDDNLSDSGHNSMSSLPPYRPPFRPHLSNISASMGHINTIGSLDRLKAAGSGGVAMGEMACRSMATLSRLAPYGGEAPPPYEWTLSVSVEEVVRDLEERLVEKEHELKQMKRNLDESEGAIAQVFEGKQRLWEKEVEELKRLYAAKLRQVSQHAQRSQRSLQLQLFRVQQEKSRLQEELDGLKSKMHQEPGAMPKPTSPTLEETQWEVCQKSGEISLLKQQLRDSQAEVTQKLSEIFQLKTQLRETRTELRKKDGQIDTLKLVLQGTQRRRCPSQIAHEDGKGAEESQSAGATGGSGGPTEERLRAELLLERRQSEAQAMAFEDERHTWQTEKDKVIRYQKELQASYLEMYHRNEALERELHQLKAGRERGGGGAGGGEGSRNGTLEREAPELKSERAGGKQEDTPSPGLPWIERIESSEI from the exons ATGGCAACCTCCGTACAGACTCTTCCTCTGACCCGTGGCCCCAACAAAGACTTTCGCAACCACTTTCCGGCGCCGCCTCTCTCCCCGCGTTGCGGCATGGGAAGCGTGGGCAGTCTGGTGGAGAGGCCGGACGTGTCTCCGACCAAAGGCGGCCACGCCGCGCCTCAGGTGAGGCCCAAGCAGACCAACGGACTCCTCAAGAAAGGCTTCACCCAGAGGGAGCTGCTCAACTACCTCAACATCACCAG AAAAGAGCCTAAAGCAAACCCGTGCAGTGACGGCAAGAAGGACGTTATCGGTGGCCGTGAGGAGGACAAGATTTACCCAAAAGTCTACAATAAAGACGGCACCGAAGTAGACTTGACAAAGAACTCACTACCAAGTGGGGGCAAGTATGAAAAG GCTCGTTTCAGGTCGTCCGCCTTCAAGCCTGTCACCCCCAAGAACTTCAGCTCCATGCAGAACCTCTATCCGTCTTCCAAGTCGGACGACGTGGATCACGGCCTCTCGAACGGGCTGCACAGGGCGTACGCTCACGTCCCCAAAGCCGTCTCCActtcgtcctcttcctcctcgcccTCCCGCCACGGAGCACCGACGTCAAGTGGCAACAAG GCCCTGTCCTCGGTGCGTGGGATGAGCCAGGAGGATGATAACCTGTCAGACTCGGGTCATAACTCCATGAGCAGCCTGCCGCCGTACAGACCTCCCTTCCGCCCACACCTTTCTAACATCAG TGCGTCTATGGGCCACATCAACACCATCGGCTCCTTGGACCGCCTGAAGGCTGCGGGGTCGGGGGGCGTGGCCATGGGGGAGATGGCGTGTCGAAGCATGGCCACTCTGAGCCGCTTGGCTCCGTACGGAGGGGAGGCTCCACCTCCTTATGAATGGACGCTCTCCGTGTCTGTGGAGGAAGTG GTGCGGGATCTGGAGGAGCGCCTGGTGGAGAAGGAGCACGAGCTCAAGCAGATGAAAAGAAACCTGGATGAGAGCGAGGGCGCCATCGCCCAG GTGTTTGAAGGGAAGCAGCGCCTGtgggagaaggaggtggaggagctgaagcgGCTGTATGCCGCAAAGCTGCGTCAGGTTTCCCAGCATGCCCAGCGTTCGCAGCGCAGCTTGCAGTTGCAGCTGTTCAGGGTCCAGCAGGAGAAGAGCCGACTGCAGGAGGAGCTCGATGGCCTTAAAAGCAAAATGCACCAAGAGCCTGGAGCCATGCCAAAGCCGACCAGTCCGACTCTGGAGGAGACGCAGTGGGAG GTTTGCCAGAAGTCAGGGGAGATCTCCCTGttgaagcagcagctgagggACTCCCAGGCAGAGGTGACCCAGAAGCTGAGCGAGATCTTCCAGCTGAAGACGCAGCTCAGAGAGACCCGGACCGAGCTGCGCAAGAAGGACGGCCAGATAGACACTCTCAAGCTTGTCCTGCAGGGGACACAGCGTCGCAGATGTCCCTCTCAAATTGCACATGAAGATGGAAAAGGAGCTGAAGAGAGTCAGTCGGCAGGGGCAACAG GAGGGAGCGGGGGCCCCACAGAGGAGCGCCTGCGTGCGGAGCTACTGCTGGAGCGACGCCAGAGCGAGGCCCAGGCGATGGCCTTCGAGGATGAGAGGCACACGTGGCAGACAGAAAAGGACAAGGTCATCCGGTATCAGAAGGAGCTGCAGGCCAGCTACTTGGAGATGTACCACCGCAACGAAGCCCTCGAGAGGGAGCTGCACCAGCTCAAGGCGGGGCGGGAACGAGGGGGCGGGGGAgcgggagggggagaggggagcaGAAATGGGACATTGGAGAGAGAAGCACCAGAGCTGAAAAGCGAAAGGGCGGGTGGAAAACAAGAGGACACGCCCTCCCCTGGGCTGCCGTGGATAGAGAGAATCGAATCCTCTGAAATTTGA